A stretch of Desulfurivibrio alkaliphilus AHT 2 DNA encodes these proteins:
- a CDS encoding bifunctional acetyl-CoA hydrolase/transferase family protein/GNAT family N-acetyltransferase yields the protein MTSHLQAQPDPAWQEKYQDMIRSADQALALVRPGQRVFIGTACAAPGALVEALTRRCGELSDVEIIQLLTKGEAASATKQLQDCFHINSFFIGRTVRELIQQGLGDYTPTLLSDIPRLFSSGQLPLDVALIQVSEPDSRGKVSLGIGVDVVKSATENASLVIAQVNPRMPRTLGDSFIDIYDIDLLVPQATELIERQSSTPTASTRRIGEQIASLIEDGSTLEFGIGRIPHALAQFLKDKKDLGIHTEMLTDSMLALIEAGAVSGARKTMDRGKIVTSFCMGTRKLYDFVNNNPLFSFRPTEYVNDDYIIGRQHKMVAINMALEIDLTGQVCADSLGSRFFSGIGGQVDFNRGAARSLDGKAVIAMESTARNGEVSRIVTRLTPGAGVVTTRGEVHYVVTEHGIAYLHGKSVRERAMALISIAHPKFREQLFREALEANYLHRELADLDGRVLLTSGELATTTLLEDGTQVSFRPVHPTDEPRMKDLLYALSRETLYYRFMSASGRFTHKEIKNFVYIDHRKDAAIAGTVPEAHGEDIIAVGRYYLDEKTNRAEVAFVIRDDWQNRGLGKALFKHLVSIAKRNGIAGFTAEVLRDNRRMQAIFNHSGYTVQSRMEDDVYSYHIDFSQS from the coding sequence ATGACTTCACATTTACAGGCCCAACCGGATCCTGCCTGGCAGGAGAAATATCAGGACATGATTCGCAGCGCCGATCAGGCTCTGGCGCTGGTACGGCCGGGCCAGCGGGTGTTTATCGGCACCGCCTGCGCCGCACCCGGAGCCCTGGTCGAGGCGCTCACCCGCCGGTGCGGAGAATTAAGCGACGTGGAGATCATCCAGCTGCTCACCAAAGGCGAGGCCGCTTCCGCCACCAAACAACTCCAGGATTGTTTTCACATTAACAGTTTTTTCATCGGCCGGACGGTGCGGGAATTGATCCAGCAGGGCCTGGGGGACTACACCCCCACCCTGCTCTCGGACATCCCCCGGCTTTTCTCCTCCGGGCAACTGCCCCTGGATGTGGCCTTAATCCAGGTGTCCGAGCCAGATAGCCGGGGCAAGGTAAGCCTGGGTATCGGGGTGGACGTGGTTAAGAGCGCCACCGAAAACGCCTCGCTGGTCATCGCCCAGGTCAATCCACGGATGCCGCGAACCCTGGGCGACAGCTTCATCGATATTTACGATATCGACTTGCTGGTCCCCCAGGCAACGGAGCTCATCGAGCGTCAATCCAGCACCCCCACCGCCTCCACGCGCCGGATCGGGGAACAGATTGCCTCGCTGATCGAAGACGGTTCCACCCTGGAGTTCGGGATTGGCCGCATTCCCCACGCCTTGGCTCAATTCCTGAAAGACAAAAAAGATTTGGGGATTCACACCGAGATGCTCACCGATTCCATGCTGGCCTTAATCGAGGCCGGGGCGGTGAGCGGAGCCCGCAAAACCATGGACCGGGGCAAAATCGTCACCAGCTTCTGCATGGGCACCAGAAAGCTTTATGACTTTGTCAACAACAACCCACTGTTCAGCTTTCGCCCCACCGAATACGTCAACGACGACTATATCATCGGCCGCCAGCACAAGATGGTGGCCATCAACATGGCGCTGGAGATTGATCTCACCGGCCAGGTCTGCGCCGATTCCCTGGGGTCACGCTTCTTTTCCGGGATCGGCGGGCAGGTGGACTTCAACCGGGGGGCAGCCCGTTCCCTTGACGGCAAGGCCGTAATCGCCATGGAATCAACGGCTCGAAACGGCGAGGTGTCGAGAATCGTCACCCGGCTAACCCCCGGCGCCGGGGTGGTCACCACTCGGGGCGAGGTCCACTATGTGGTCACCGAGCATGGCATTGCTTACCTGCACGGCAAAAGCGTGCGGGAACGGGCCATGGCCTTGATCAGTATCGCCCACCCCAAATTTCGGGAACAGCTTTTCCGCGAAGCCTTGGAGGCCAATTATTTGCACCGGGAGTTGGCCGATCTTGACGGCCGGGTACTGCTAACCTCCGGCGAGTTGGCCACCACCACTCTGCTGGAGGACGGCACCCAGGTCTCCTTCCGCCCGGTCCACCCCACCGATGAACCCCGGATGAAAGACCTGCTCTACGCGCTGTCCCGGGAGACCCTGTATTACCGCTTTATGAGCGCCAGCGGCCGCTTTACCCACAAGGAAATCAAAAACTTCGTCTACATCGATCATCGCAAGGACGCGGCCATCGCCGGCACCGTGCCGGAAGCCCACGGAGAGGACATCATCGCCGTTGGACGCTATTATCTTGATGAAAAAACCAACCGGGCCGAGGTGGCCTTTGTCATCCGCGATGACTGGCAGAATCGGGGCCTGGGCAAAGCCCTGTTCAAGCACTTGGTCAGCATCGCCAAACGCAACGGTATTGCCGGTTTCACCGCCGAGGTACTGCGCGACAACCGCCGCATGCAGGCGATCTTCAACCACAGCGGCTACACCGTGCAAAGCCGGATGGAAGACGATGTTTACAGCTACCACATCGATTTCAGTCAGTCTTAA